A DNA window from Siniperca chuatsi isolate FFG_IHB_CAS linkage group LG6, ASM2008510v1, whole genome shotgun sequence contains the following coding sequences:
- the cks2 gene encoding cyclin-dependent kinases regulatory subunit 2, producing MSKKQIYYSDKYNDEEFEYRHVVLPKQLSKLVPSSHLMTEDEWRGLGVQQSQGWIHYMIHKPEPHILLFRRPLPKD from the exons ATGTCGAAAAAACAGATTTACTATTCTGACAAGTACAACGATGAGGAGTTTGAGTACAG GCATGTTGTGCTTCCAAAGCAGCTGTCTAAACTGGTGCCCTCCTCCCACCTGATGACAGAAGATGAGTGGAGGGGACTCGGGGTGCAACAGAGCCAGGGCTGGATTCACTACATGATCCACAAACCAG AGCCACACATACTGCTTTTCAGAAGACCTCTACCAAAGGATTAA
- the shc2 gene encoding SHC-transforming protein 2 isoform X1 encodes MYLKTFLAFTRTFVKAKRGLVRALNIFPPSATLRLSLHAVLQLDVGGVGKTLPGVKCKGHPGPVVVNSTTEIKIVRQYRSAGVFIPPQLLLQAAPPGMLLKPKYGRFRNESVTSSDDLMQSLAMSGKVVATPVVPSSTPSLPLPPLPPLDPSVRSSSSAGATALADSPCLDGEQDATTTFCMLIPKMPQWKFSNSLLSRSPSNSSSSSSSSKDSGKAAAAPSQASVSHSSSSHRPSGATSASGPVASLAAVLNSCDPVCVTPCSLQAIRGQRAVVAANSASPGGHVFGTTEAMASPGGSSSSRSGMNRRTRVEGMWLGGEDFTQKGSFIHKPSQGWLHPDKKIAGPGASYIVRYMGCIEVLKSMRSLDFNTRTQVTREAINRLCEAVPGGKGAWRRKAVNKALQAIMGKSNLRFAGMSIAVNISIDGLGLLIPTTRQVIAHHPMQSISFASGGDTDTPDYVAYVAKDPVNQRACHILECADGLAQSVISTIGQAFELQFKQYLHSPPKTMASMERSARTEEPMWGEDEDFSEHDYYNSIPGKEPPVGGVLDSRLRSTGALLGHIHTQPQSKTALQMGSPARREQASYPPGQLCYELHWDTETTSSSGLTSDGYLCADGQPPGNRDYEEHQYVNTQSLENLDSLAHGPEGHRGARAPDSPKKDLFDMRPFEDALKLHEACGGVPPAGGVRVLEDQWPSPPRRRAPVAPNEEQLRRETWYHSRMSRRDAERLLVRDGDFLVRESTTNQGQYVLTGMHCGLPKHLLLVDPEGVVRTKDMLFESISHLISYHLKNELPIVAAESELHLKQVVRRKQ; translated from the exons ATGTATTTGAAAACGTTTCTGGCCTTCACCAGAACTTTTGTGAAAGCGAAAAGGGGCTTAGTGAGAGCTCTTAACatcttccctccctctgctaCGCTGCGACTCTCCCTGCACGCGGTGCTGCAGCTTGACGTAGGAGGCGTGGGCAAAACATTGCCAGGAGTGAAGTGCAAAGGGCATCCAGGACCCGTTGTGGTGAATTCAactactgaaattaaaattgtaCGCCAATATCGGTCGGCTGGAGTAT TTATCCCCCCTCAGCTCCTGCTTCAGGCGGCTCCTCCGGGCATGCTCCTTAAGCCAAAGTATGGCCGCTTTCGCAACGAGTCTGTGACCTCCTCCGACGACCTGATGCAGAGCTTAGCCATGAGCGGCAAAGTTGTGGCCACACCGGTGGTCCCCTCCTCCACCCCGAGCCTTCCTCTGCCTCCCCTGCCTCCTCTGGATCCCAGTGTCAGATCGTCCTCCTCTGCTGGGGCTACAGCCCTGGCCGACTCCCCTTGCCTGGATGGGGAACAGGATGCCACCACTACCTTCTGCATGCTCATCCCTAAGATGCCCCAGTGGAAGTTCTCCAACTCTCTGCTCAGCCGGAGCCCGTCcaactccagctccagctccagctctaGCAAGGACTCGGGcaaggcagcagcagctccttcCCAGGCCTCTGTCTCCCATTCTTCATCATCACATAGGCCCAGTGGTGCCACCTCAGCCAGTGGCCCAGTGGCCAGTCTCGCAGCAGTGCTTAACTCCTGTGACCCTGTGTGTGTCACCCCCTGTTCCTTGCAGGCCATTCGGGGGCAGAGAGCAGTTGTAGCGGCAAACTCTGCCAGTCCAGGAGGGCACGTATTTGGGACCACAGAGGCCATGGCGAGCCCTGGGGGTTCCAGCAGCTCCAGGTCAGGAATGAACCGCAGGACAAGGGTGGAAGGCATGTGGCTGGGGGGAGAGGACTTCACCCAGAAGGGTAGCTTCATCCACAAACCCTCTCAAGGCTGGCTGCACCCTGACAAGAAGATTGCAGGACCAGGGGCCTCTTATATTGTTAGG TACATGGGCTGCATTGAAGTATTGAAGTCAATGCGCTCACTGGACTTCAACACGCGGACTCAGGTGACAAG GGAAGCCATCAACAGGCTGTGTGAAGCTGTGCCAGGCGGAAAGGGAGCTTGGAGAAGGAAG GCCGTGAACAAAGCTCTTCAGGCCATTATGGGGAAGAGTAACCTGCGATTTGCAGGCATGAGTATTGCAGTCAATATTTCCATAGATGGCCTTGGTCTGCTTATCCCTACCACACGACAG GTGATAGCACACCATCCCATGCAGTCTATCTCATTTGCCTCTGGGGGAGACACG GACACGCCTGATTATGTTGCGTATGTGGCCAAAGACCCAGTGAATCAGAGAG CGTGTCACATCCTGGAGTGCGCAGACGGTTTAGCCCAGAGTGTCATCAGTACCATCGGCCAAGCCTTCGAGCTGCAGTTCAAACAGTACCTACATAGTCCTCCCAAAACCATGGCGTCTATGGAGAG GTCTGCCAGGACAGAAGAGCCAATGTGGGGGGAGGATGAGGACTTCTCTGAGCATGACTACTACAACAGCATCCCAGGGAAGGAGCCTCCTGTTGGGGGAGTGTTGGACTCCAGGCTCAGGTCCACTGGAGCCCTACTGGGTCACATCCACACCCAACCACAGAGCAAGACAGCATTACAG ATGGGCTCACCAGCTAGGAGGGAGCAAGCATCTTATCCCCCTGGTCAGCTCTGCTATGAACTTCACTGGGACACTGAGACCACCAGTAGCTCAG GTCTGACATCAGATGGTTACCTGTGTGCTGACGGCCAGCCACCAGGCAACAGAGATTATGAGGAGCATCAGTACGTCAACACCCAGAGTCTGGAAAACCTGGACTCACTGGCACATGGGCCCGAAGGACACAGAGGAGCCAGGGCACCCGACAGTCCTAAAAAGGACCTCTTTGACATGA GGCCTTTTGAGGACGCACTGAAGCTCCACGAGGCCTGTGGAGGAGTACCACCAGCTGGAGGTGTCCGGGTCCTGGAGGACCAGTGGCCAAGCCCTCCACGCCGTCGAGCCCCTGTGGCCCCAAATGAGGAGCAGCTCCGCAGGGAGACATGGTATCACAGCCGCATGAGCAGACGGGACGCAGAGAGACTCCTGGTCCGAGATGGAGATTTCCTGGTCCGGGAGAGCACTACCAACCAAGGACAGTACGTGCTAACTGGCATGCACTGTGGCCTGCCCAAACACCTACTGCTGGTGGACCCAGAGGGAGTG GTCCGAACCAAAGACATGTTATTTGAGAGCATAAGCCACCTTATCTCGTACCACCTGAAGAACGAGCTGCCTATTGTGGCAGCAGAGAGTGAGCTCCACCTCAAACAGGTGGTCAGGAGGAAACAGTGA
- the shc2 gene encoding SHC-transforming protein 2 isoform X2 translates to MLLKPKYGRFRNESVTSSDDLMQSLAMSGKVVATPVVPSSTPSLPLPPLPPLDPSVRSSSSAGATALADSPCLDGEQDATTTFCMLIPKMPQWKFSNSLLSRSPSNSSSSSSSSKDSGKAAAAPSQASVSHSSSSHRPSGATSASGPVASLAAVLNSCDPVCVTPCSLQAIRGQRAVVAANSASPGGHVFGTTEAMASPGGSSSSRSGMNRRTRVEGMWLGGEDFTQKGSFIHKPSQGWLHPDKKIAGPGASYIVRYMGCIEVLKSMRSLDFNTRTQVTREAINRLCEAVPGGKGAWRRKAVNKALQAIMGKSNLRFAGMSIAVNISIDGLGLLIPTTRQVIAHHPMQSISFASGGDTDTPDYVAYVAKDPVNQRACHILECADGLAQSVISTIGQAFELQFKQYLHSPPKTMASMERSARTEEPMWGEDEDFSEHDYYNSIPGKEPPVGGVLDSRLRSTGALLGHIHTQPQSKTALQMGSPARREQASYPPGQLCYELHWDTETTSSSGLTSDGYLCADGQPPGNRDYEEHQYVNTQSLENLDSLAHGPEGHRGARAPDSPKKDLFDMRPFEDALKLHEACGGVPPAGGVRVLEDQWPSPPRRRAPVAPNEEQLRRETWYHSRMSRRDAERLLVRDGDFLVRESTTNQGQYVLTGMHCGLPKHLLLVDPEGVVRTKDMLFESISHLISYHLKNELPIVAAESELHLKQVVRRKQ, encoded by the exons ATGCTCCTTAAGCCAAAGTATGGCCGCTTTCGCAACGAGTCTGTGACCTCCTCCGACGACCTGATGCAGAGCTTAGCCATGAGCGGCAAAGTTGTGGCCACACCGGTGGTCCCCTCCTCCACCCCGAGCCTTCCTCTGCCTCCCCTGCCTCCTCTGGATCCCAGTGTCAGATCGTCCTCCTCTGCTGGGGCTACAGCCCTGGCCGACTCCCCTTGCCTGGATGGGGAACAGGATGCCACCACTACCTTCTGCATGCTCATCCCTAAGATGCCCCAGTGGAAGTTCTCCAACTCTCTGCTCAGCCGGAGCCCGTCcaactccagctccagctccagctctaGCAAGGACTCGGGcaaggcagcagcagctccttcCCAGGCCTCTGTCTCCCATTCTTCATCATCACATAGGCCCAGTGGTGCCACCTCAGCCAGTGGCCCAGTGGCCAGTCTCGCAGCAGTGCTTAACTCCTGTGACCCTGTGTGTGTCACCCCCTGTTCCTTGCAGGCCATTCGGGGGCAGAGAGCAGTTGTAGCGGCAAACTCTGCCAGTCCAGGAGGGCACGTATTTGGGACCACAGAGGCCATGGCGAGCCCTGGGGGTTCCAGCAGCTCCAGGTCAGGAATGAACCGCAGGACAAGGGTGGAAGGCATGTGGCTGGGGGGAGAGGACTTCACCCAGAAGGGTAGCTTCATCCACAAACCCTCTCAAGGCTGGCTGCACCCTGACAAGAAGATTGCAGGACCAGGGGCCTCTTATATTGTTAGG TACATGGGCTGCATTGAAGTATTGAAGTCAATGCGCTCACTGGACTTCAACACGCGGACTCAGGTGACAAG GGAAGCCATCAACAGGCTGTGTGAAGCTGTGCCAGGCGGAAAGGGAGCTTGGAGAAGGAAG GCCGTGAACAAAGCTCTTCAGGCCATTATGGGGAAGAGTAACCTGCGATTTGCAGGCATGAGTATTGCAGTCAATATTTCCATAGATGGCCTTGGTCTGCTTATCCCTACCACACGACAG GTGATAGCACACCATCCCATGCAGTCTATCTCATTTGCCTCTGGGGGAGACACG GACACGCCTGATTATGTTGCGTATGTGGCCAAAGACCCAGTGAATCAGAGAG CGTGTCACATCCTGGAGTGCGCAGACGGTTTAGCCCAGAGTGTCATCAGTACCATCGGCCAAGCCTTCGAGCTGCAGTTCAAACAGTACCTACATAGTCCTCCCAAAACCATGGCGTCTATGGAGAG GTCTGCCAGGACAGAAGAGCCAATGTGGGGGGAGGATGAGGACTTCTCTGAGCATGACTACTACAACAGCATCCCAGGGAAGGAGCCTCCTGTTGGGGGAGTGTTGGACTCCAGGCTCAGGTCCACTGGAGCCCTACTGGGTCACATCCACACCCAACCACAGAGCAAGACAGCATTACAG ATGGGCTCACCAGCTAGGAGGGAGCAAGCATCTTATCCCCCTGGTCAGCTCTGCTATGAACTTCACTGGGACACTGAGACCACCAGTAGCTCAG GTCTGACATCAGATGGTTACCTGTGTGCTGACGGCCAGCCACCAGGCAACAGAGATTATGAGGAGCATCAGTACGTCAACACCCAGAGTCTGGAAAACCTGGACTCACTGGCACATGGGCCCGAAGGACACAGAGGAGCCAGGGCACCCGACAGTCCTAAAAAGGACCTCTTTGACATGA GGCCTTTTGAGGACGCACTGAAGCTCCACGAGGCCTGTGGAGGAGTACCACCAGCTGGAGGTGTCCGGGTCCTGGAGGACCAGTGGCCAAGCCCTCCACGCCGTCGAGCCCCTGTGGCCCCAAATGAGGAGCAGCTCCGCAGGGAGACATGGTATCACAGCCGCATGAGCAGACGGGACGCAGAGAGACTCCTGGTCCGAGATGGAGATTTCCTGGTCCGGGAGAGCACTACCAACCAAGGACAGTACGTGCTAACTGGCATGCACTGTGGCCTGCCCAAACACCTACTGCTGGTGGACCCAGAGGGAGTG GTCCGAACCAAAGACATGTTATTTGAGAGCATAAGCCACCTTATCTCGTACCACCTGAAGAACGAGCTGCCTATTGTGGCAGCAGAGAGTGAGCTCCACCTCAAACAGGTGGTCAGGAGGAAACAGTGA
- the odf3l2b gene encoding outer dense fiber protein 3-like protein 2b isoform X1 yields MTEFPCMQPASVLVKKRNCLWKGPGPGCYGLPPTIGFVGHDFTKPTSPAYSFHGKMSDNMYCVDSSPGPQYHIDAKITRFGRDGTPAYSMLGRMKAQKELFQTPGPGAYSPEKAPPCNLQRRAPSYTMSSRTRYRSIDSVPAPNKYCLPPLMGPQVPNKPASASYTMSGSYSTGGPSVDLAKTPGPCRYNSTDPSVYLPRQPAFSMLGRHSLPRDATNKPGPGTYKPEKVTVHKARAPAFSLGIRHSEFVTPLVVNVSD; encoded by the exons ATGACTGAATTTCCATGTATGCAGCCTGCCTCAGTTCTGGTCAAAAAGAGGAATTGCCTGTGGAAAG GACCAGGGCCTGGGTGCTATGGGCTTCCTCCCACCATTGGATTTGTTGGCCATGACTTCACCAAGCCAACAAGTCCTGCATATTCTTTCCATGGCAAGATGAGTGACAATA TGTATTGTGTTGACTCAAGTCCAGGGCCTCAGTATcatattgatgcaaaaatcactCGTTTTGGAAGGGATGGCACACCTGCATACTCAATGCTGGGCAGAATGAAAGCACAGA AGGAGCTATTCCAGACACCTGGACCAGGTGCATACAGCCCTGAGAAAGCCCCACCATGcaacctccagcgcagagccCCATCCTACACAATGAGCTCTCGTACACGATACCGGAGCATTGACTCTGTACCTGCTCCTAACAAGTACTGTCTCCCTCCGCTCATGGGCCCTCAAGTCCCAAACAAACCAGCCAGCGCAAGCTACACAATGTCAGGGAGTTACAGCACAGGGGGACCATCTGTGGATTTAGCCAAGACGCCAGGGCCTTGCAGATACAACAGCACAGACCCAAGTGTTTATCTACCCCGACAGCCAGCATTTTCAATGCTGGGACGTCACAGCTTGCCCAGAGATGCCACCAATAAACCCGGTCCTGGAACTTATAAACCAGAGAAAGTGACAGTTCACAAGGCTCGAGCACCAGCCTTCTCCCTGGGCATCAGACACTCAGAATTTGTTACTCCACTAGTTGTCAATGTTTCTGACTGA
- the odf3l2b gene encoding outer dense fiber protein 3-like protein 2b isoform X2, translating into MEKKYPVIAGREKGPGPGCYGLPPTIGFVGHDFTKPTSPAYSFHGKMSDNMYCVDSSPGPQYHIDAKITRFGRDGTPAYSMLGRMKAQKELFQTPGPGAYSPEKAPPCNLQRRAPSYTMSSRTRYRSIDSVPAPNKYCLPPLMGPQVPNKPASASYTMSGSYSTGGPSVDLAKTPGPCRYNSTDPSVYLPRQPAFSMLGRHSLPRDATNKPGPGTYKPEKVTVHKARAPAFSLGIRHSEFVTPLVVNVSD; encoded by the exons ATGGAGAAAAAATATCCAGTAATTGCAGGAAGAGAAAAAG GACCAGGGCCTGGGTGCTATGGGCTTCCTCCCACCATTGGATTTGTTGGCCATGACTTCACCAAGCCAACAAGTCCTGCATATTCTTTCCATGGCAAGATGAGTGACAATA TGTATTGTGTTGACTCAAGTCCAGGGCCTCAGTATcatattgatgcaaaaatcactCGTTTTGGAAGGGATGGCACACCTGCATACTCAATGCTGGGCAGAATGAAAGCACAGA AGGAGCTATTCCAGACACCTGGACCAGGTGCATACAGCCCTGAGAAAGCCCCACCATGcaacctccagcgcagagccCCATCCTACACAATGAGCTCTCGTACACGATACCGGAGCATTGACTCTGTACCTGCTCCTAACAAGTACTGTCTCCCTCCGCTCATGGGCCCTCAAGTCCCAAACAAACCAGCCAGCGCAAGCTACACAATGTCAGGGAGTTACAGCACAGGGGGACCATCTGTGGATTTAGCCAAGACGCCAGGGCCTTGCAGATACAACAGCACAGACCCAAGTGTTTATCTACCCCGACAGCCAGCATTTTCAATGCTGGGACGTCACAGCTTGCCCAGAGATGCCACCAATAAACCCGGTCCTGGAACTTATAAACCAGAGAAAGTGACAGTTCACAAGGCTCGAGCACCAGCCTTCTCCCTGGGCATCAGACACTCAGAATTTGTTACTCCACTAGTTGTCAATGTTTCTGACTGA